One Vigna unguiculata cultivar IT97K-499-35 chromosome 11, ASM411807v1, whole genome shotgun sequence DNA window includes the following coding sequences:
- the LOC114168916 gene encoding protein AF-10 isoform X2, which yields MSQSHNPKMHSSATSLHHLPPLKRLRLIQQQQQQNHFSDSSPLPAKKRRESRTPSPPSPPSTIHNFSLPAKKRVWAPYPQTPPSSDDTVFPPQPSDDAVPPFDLNIEYNPNLGESQNNADADADDDGVLCCVCQSTDGDPADPIVFCDGCDLTVHASCYGHPLSKGVPDGDWFCERCRVGEGKSGMRCALCPAREGAMKRTADGAWAHVVCALFVPEVFFQDPEGREGIDCSMVPRKRWSQRCYLCECCDGCGLVCSEPKCGLAFHVTCALKEELWIEYKEGKKGATIVAGFCKRHTQIWEKQSGKYKIVALEDEK from the exons aTGTCTCAATCTCACAACCCTAAAATGCATTCCTCCGCCACCTCCCTCCACCACCTTCCGCCGCTCAAAAGACTCCGACTcattcaacaacaacaacaacaaaatcacTTTTCTGACTCTTCACCTTTACCCGCCAAAAAACGCAGAGAATCTCGAACCCCTTCTCCCCCTTCTCCTCCTTCCACCATACATAACTTCTCCCTCCCCGCCAAAAAACGAGTGTGGGCCCCATACCCCCAAACTCCCCCATCCTCAGACGACACCGTTTTCCCTCCCCAACCCTCGGACGACGCCGTTCCTCCCTTCGATCTCAACATCGAGTACAACCCCAACCTCGGAGAATCCCAAAACAATGCCGATGCCGACGCCGACGACGACGGGGTTTTGTGCTGTGTGTGCCAGAGCACGGACGGGGACCCTGCGGACCCGATCGTGTTCTGCGACGGGTGCGATCTCACGGTGCACGCCTCCTGCTACGGCCACCCTTTGTCGAAGGGAGTCCCCGATGGCGACTGGTTCTGCGAACGGTGTCGTGTCGGGGAGGGCAAGAGCGGCATGCGCTGTGCGCTGTGTCCGGCGCGTGAGGGCGCGATGAAGCGCACCGCGGACGGCGCGTGGGCGCACGTGGTGTGCGCGCTGTTCGTGCCGGAGGTGTTTTTCCAGGACCCCGAGGGGAGAGAGGGGATCGACTGCTCCATGGTTCCGAGGAAGAGGTGGTCGCAAAGGTGCTACCTTTGCGAGTGTTGTGACGGTTGCGGTCTGGTGTGCTCTGAGCCAAAGTGTGGGTTGGCGTTTCATGTGACGTGCGCGCTGAAGGAGGAGCTTTGGATTGAGTACAAGGAAGGGAAGAAAGGTGCCACCATTGTTGCTGGCTTCTGCAAAAGACACACCCAGATATGGGAGAAG CAATCTGGGAAGTACAAAATTGTCGCTCTTGAAGATGAAAAGTAG
- the LOC114168916 gene encoding protein AF-10 isoform X1: MSQSHNPKMHSSATSLHHLPPLKRLRLIQQQQQQNHFSDSSPLPAKKRRESRTPSPPSPPSTIHNFSLPAKKRVWAPYPQTPPSSDDTVFPPQPSDDAVPPFDLNIEYNPNLGESQNNADADADDDGVLCCVCQSTDGDPADPIVFCDGCDLTVHASCYGHPLSKGVPDGDWFCERCRVGEGKSGMRCALCPAREGAMKRTADGAWAHVVCALFVPEVFFQDPEGREGIDCSMVPRKRWSQRCYLCECCDGCGLVCSEPKCGLAFHVTCALKEELWIEYKEGKKGATIVAGFCKRHTQIWEKQQQSGKYKIVALEDEK, translated from the exons aTGTCTCAATCTCACAACCCTAAAATGCATTCCTCCGCCACCTCCCTCCACCACCTTCCGCCGCTCAAAAGACTCCGACTcattcaacaacaacaacaacaaaatcacTTTTCTGACTCTTCACCTTTACCCGCCAAAAAACGCAGAGAATCTCGAACCCCTTCTCCCCCTTCTCCTCCTTCCACCATACATAACTTCTCCCTCCCCGCCAAAAAACGAGTGTGGGCCCCATACCCCCAAACTCCCCCATCCTCAGACGACACCGTTTTCCCTCCCCAACCCTCGGACGACGCCGTTCCTCCCTTCGATCTCAACATCGAGTACAACCCCAACCTCGGAGAATCCCAAAACAATGCCGATGCCGACGCCGACGACGACGGGGTTTTGTGCTGTGTGTGCCAGAGCACGGACGGGGACCCTGCGGACCCGATCGTGTTCTGCGACGGGTGCGATCTCACGGTGCACGCCTCCTGCTACGGCCACCCTTTGTCGAAGGGAGTCCCCGATGGCGACTGGTTCTGCGAACGGTGTCGTGTCGGGGAGGGCAAGAGCGGCATGCGCTGTGCGCTGTGTCCGGCGCGTGAGGGCGCGATGAAGCGCACCGCGGACGGCGCGTGGGCGCACGTGGTGTGCGCGCTGTTCGTGCCGGAGGTGTTTTTCCAGGACCCCGAGGGGAGAGAGGGGATCGACTGCTCCATGGTTCCGAGGAAGAGGTGGTCGCAAAGGTGCTACCTTTGCGAGTGTTGTGACGGTTGCGGTCTGGTGTGCTCTGAGCCAAAGTGTGGGTTGGCGTTTCATGTGACGTGCGCGCTGAAGGAGGAGCTTTGGATTGAGTACAAGGAAGGGAAGAAAGGTGCCACCATTGTTGCTGGCTTCTGCAAAAGACACACCCAGATATGGGAGAAG CAACAGCAATCTGGGAAGTACAAAATTGTCGCTCTTGAAGATGAAAAGTAG